The following coding sequences are from one Vicia villosa cultivar HV-30 ecotype Madison, WI unplaced genomic scaffold, Vvil1.0 ctg.002525F_1_1, whole genome shotgun sequence window:
- the LOC131639056 gene encoding uncharacterized protein LOC131639056, giving the protein MADSECWTANGAHVSGIIAYFNHIHGYNPDSLYIDDMPRTTRYVLQRGNEKVGPYRVYLNRTAHDDINWTPFCDYQEVVPFDRISLYSIWLSYGTNTMVRYLSEQCIRHFGRVQMIPRSPFVAAPDIITRRDITIIFQDWEHHLVPEEYQSMRASESWQCVNGYMT; this is encoded by the exons TGAGTGTTGGACGGCGAATGGGGCTCATGTCAG CGGGATCATCGCTTACTTCAACCACATTCATGGCTATAATCCTGATTCGTTATACATCGACGACATGCCTAGGACTACACGATATGTCCTCCAAAGGGGGAATGAGAAAGTGGGGCCATATCGGGTATACCTCAATCGTACTGCTCACGATGACATCAACTGGACACCCTTCTGTGATTACCAGGAGGTTGTCCCCTTCGACCGCATCTCGTTATATTCCATATGGTTGTCATatgggaccaacaccatggtcagATATCTGTCGGAGCAGTGCATCCGACACTTTGGGCGCGTGCAGATGATACCTAGGTCTCCATTTGTGGCTGCTCCTGACATCATTACCCGCCGAGATATTACTATTATCTTtcaggattgggagcatcatttGGTGCCAGAGGAGTATCAAAGTATGCGGGCCTCTGAGAGCTGGCAATGTGTAAATGGATACATGACATAG
- the LOC131639059 gene encoding F-box/FBD/LRR-repeat protein At3g14710-like, translating to MESNELNMEIPTKHLPTDEAVVEEIDMFSTLHENILGHILSFIPIIDAVHTSVLSRRWIEVWKFITSLKFDDSLLHYQKKLQKQQFVNFVEKVLFQLTNSSIQSFSLCLTSYQYNASLIASWISFILERRVQKLHIQYADKVFLSSNLLFSCDSLVELVLQMNCTLSLPIFASLPNLQKLSISGIKLVSDSSDCSKDISLNFPILKVFEARGCEWLTTQNISLQVPLLERFSIAIWNRHSNESSEYAIKVYSQRLTDFTYEGDLEQDIILCDSSLIRNASIVIVVDEDKEIRMEKLGFQVCNLLRQINDMERLKLLFYKVLRHARDIFANLPFFGRLTYLELNEVNGEALLQLLNNSPVLDTLVLLNGLADSDKDVFTSAMVPQCFLSSFQVFQFNGFNANEHDLCLIKFILENATMLEKMKISPAFWLRYADIDLEKVKEKILSLEKCSNFCMIEFFDISGS from the exons ATGGAATCAAATGAATTGAATATGGAGATTCCAACTAAACACCTTCCAACAGACGAAGCAGTAGTTGAAGAAATTGATATGTTTAGCACTTTACACGAAAATATTCTTGGTCACATCCTATCTTTCATTCCAATCATAGACGCCGTTCACACTAGCGTCTTATCAAGAAGATGGATTGAAGTTTGGAAATTCATAACAAGCCTAAAGTTTGATGATAGTTTGCTTCATTATCAGAAGAAATTGCAAAAACAACAGTTTGTGAATTTTGTTGAAAAAGTACTTTTTCAGCTTACAAATTCAAGCATCCAAAGTTTCTCTCTTTGTTTAACTAGTTATCAATATAACGCATCTTTGATAGCTTCATGGATTTCCTTTATCTTAGAAAGAAGAGTTCAGAAGCTTCATATTCAGTATGCTGATaaagtttttctttcttcaaaTTTACTCTTTAGTTGTGATTCTTTAGTAGAGTTGGTGCTTCAAATGAATTGTACTCTTAGTCTACCGATATTTGCTTCTCTCCCAAATCTTCAAAAACTAAGCATTTCCGGGATTAAATTAGTGAGTGATTCATCCGATTGCTCAAAAGACATAAGTCTTAATTTCCCGATTCTCAAAGTGTTTGAAGCTAGAGGATGTGAATGGTTAACTACGCAGAACATTAGTTTACAAGTACCTTTACTTGAGAGGTTTTCAATTGCTATATGGAACCGTCATTCAAACGAGTCAAGTGAATATGCTATCAAGGTTTATAGTCAACGTCTAACGGATTTCACTTATGAGGGTGATCTTGAACAAGATATCATTCTATGTGATTCTTCGTTGATTCGTAATGCTTCTATTGTGATTGTGGTTGATGAAGACAAAGAGATCAGAATGGAAAAACTTGGGTTTCAAGTATGTAATCTTCTCAGACAAATCAATGATATGGAACGACTGAAATTATTGTTTTACAAG GTTTTAAGACATGCTAGAGATATTTTCGCCAATCTGCCTTTCTTTGGAAGGTTGACATATCTGGAACTAAATGAAGTAAATGGTGAAGCTTTGTTGCAATTACTCAACAATTCACCAGTTCTTGATACTCTTGTTTTGCTTAAT gGATTAGCTGACTCAGATAAAGATGTTTTCACTTCTGCAATGGTTCCCCAATGCTTTCTGTCAAGCTTCCAAGTATTTCAGTTTAATGGTTTTAATGCAAACGAGCACGATCTTTGTCTCATAAAATTCATTCTAGAAAATGCAACAATGTTGGAGAAGATGAAAATATCACCGGCTTTCTGGCTGCGATATGCAGATATTGATTTGGAAAAAGTTAAGGAGAAGATACTCTCATTAGAGAAATGTTCTAACTTTTGCATGATAGAGTTTTTTGATATCAGTGGTTCATGA
- the LOC131639057 gene encoding uncharacterized protein LOC131639057, whose amino-acid sequence MPDPFKNSSKSEAAHTSGRDPTEEEINKDVQGIVENTNVTKDVNDIEDNEHPEANIETGINVVDLDEYSDNELLTSLNPSVANRLMTRRKGKDVSQRSSKRSTQVKSPAKDAARKKSTSASPIKSKVVTKSTGVGPLKSWSKVIPKKRKEREIVKPESDVEVNVPDIPSRKKPTTSKLAASIPEVPIDNVSFHYASSTSRWKYVLQKRLAVERELASNALENKEILDLIQEAGLLKTICNLPKCYEKLVKEFVVNLSEDCGNNRSVDFRKMFVRGKCVPFSPSVNNKFLERIDEAQTELEVTDNKFCQVITAKQVNNWPLKEKLTASKLSIKYAMLHKIGAANWVSTNHKSTISTVLGRFLYVVGTKAKFDYGTYIFDQTMKHAGSFSIKGPIAFPSLLCDVVMTSAETSKSGASVSKVEIITMLKETCKELESRKTSLEKMISTLEMDENEEFADTKEMGDKDEQEKEGESEKELEEESASPADGSEKESSADTSSESQSGQ is encoded by the exons ATGCCTGATCCCTTCAAGAACTCCAGTAAGTCTGAAGCTGCTCACACCTCTGGTCGTGACCCAACTGAAGAGGAGATCAACAAGGATGTACAAGGAATTGTTGAGAATACCAATGTTACTAAGGATGTCAATGACATCGAAGATAATGAGCATCCTGAGGCCAATATTGAAACTGGTATTAATGTGGTAGACTTAGATGAATATTCTGACAACGAATTACTTACCTCCTTGAATCCAAGTGTAGCCAACAGGCTAATGACAAGAAGAAAAGGCAAAGATGTTTCCCAAAGATCTTCTAAAAGGAGCACACAAGTGAAAAGTCCTGCCAAAGATGCTGCCAGGAAGAAGAGTACTTCTGCTAGTCCTATCAAGAGCAAAGTTGTAACTAAGAGTACAGGGGTTGGTCCATTAAAATCTTGGAGCAAGGTTattccaaagaaaagaaaggagcgGGAAATTGTTAAACCTGAGTCTGATGTTGAAGTGAATGTTCCTGACATCCCATCAAGGAAGAAGCCTACAACCAGCAAGCTTGCTGCAAGTATACCTGAAGTTCCTATTGATAATGTGTCATTCCACTATGCCTCTAGCACCAGTAGGTGGAAATATGTACTCCAAAAGAGATTAGCTGTTGAAAGGGAATTAGCTTCAAATGCTCTTGAGAACAAGGAGATCTTAGATCTAATTCAAGAAGCTGGTCTATTGAAGACTATTTGCAATCTTCCCAAGTGTTATGAGAAGCTGGTCAAAGAGTTTGTGGTGAACTTATCTGAAGACTGTGGAAACAACAGGAGTGTGGACTTCAGAAAGATGTTTGTGAGAGGTAAGTGTGTACCATTCTCTCCGTCTGTGAATAATAAATTCTTGGAAAGAATAGATGAAGCTCAAACTGAGCTTGAAGTAACAGACAACAAATTTTGTCAAGTGATCACAGCCAAGCAGGTAAACAACTGGCCCCTAAAAGAGAAGCTAACTGCAAGTAAGTTGAGCATCAAGTATGCAATGCTTCACAAGATAGGAGCAGCTAATTGGGTATCAACGAATCACAAGTCCACTATTTCAACTGTGCTTGGCAGATTTCTGTATGTTGTAGGAACAAAGGCAAAGTTTGATTATGGAACGTATATTTTTGACCAAACCATGAAGCATGCTGGAAGCTTCAGTATTAAGGGTCCAATTGCTTTTCCATCCCTCCTGTGTG ACGTTGTCATGACATCGGCTGAAACTTCCAAATCTGGAGCATCAGTCAGCAAAGTAGAAATCATAACGATGTTAAAAGAGACTTGCAAAGAGCTGGAATCTAGAAAAACATCTCTTGAAAAGATGATAAGTACTCTGGAAATGGATGAGAATGAGGAATTTGCAGATACTAAAGAGATGGGAGATAAAGATGAACaagagaaggaaggagaatcagaaAAAGAATTGGAAGAAGAAAGTGCCAGTCCGGCTGATGGATCTGAGAAAGAAAGTTCTGCAGACACATCAAGTGAGTCTCAATCTGGGCAGTAA